The following coding sequences are from one Corallococcus caeni window:
- a CDS encoding protein phosphatase 2C domain-containing protein, translating into MSTLPFDVAVGSVQGREHARSGRNNQDAACVRESAHGLVVVVADGCGSQPCSELGAQLGVRRLAQAAQARLARGEPVDGPDFLPELRGDVLELMEGLASALGRDVLGDLLFTLVGAVMTPAHTLVFSSGDGVWMLNGQVHALGPFPGNAPPYLAYALLRGEDVPLVPRALLPTDDVHALLVGTDGVGDLLGLSQARLPERDEPVGPLSRFWTDDRYFTNPDAVRRRLAQLNRESVRADFTERRLLRAPGLLTDDTTLVVLRRRMGRA; encoded by the coding sequence ATGTCCACGCTGCCCTTCGACGTCGCGGTGGGTTCGGTGCAGGGCCGGGAGCACGCGCGCTCGGGACGCAACAACCAGGACGCCGCCTGCGTCCGGGAGAGCGCGCACGGGTTGGTGGTGGTGGTGGCGGACGGGTGTGGCAGCCAGCCGTGCAGCGAATTGGGGGCGCAGCTGGGCGTGCGGCGGCTGGCGCAGGCGGCGCAGGCGCGGCTGGCGCGGGGCGAGCCGGTGGACGGGCCGGACTTCCTTCCGGAGCTGCGCGGGGACGTGCTGGAGCTGATGGAGGGGCTGGCGTCCGCGCTGGGGCGGGACGTGCTGGGGGACCTGCTCTTCACGCTGGTGGGGGCGGTGATGACGCCGGCGCATACGCTCGTCTTCTCGTCGGGGGACGGGGTGTGGATGCTCAACGGACAGGTGCACGCGCTGGGGCCGTTCCCGGGCAACGCGCCGCCGTATCTGGCGTACGCGCTGCTGCGCGGCGAGGACGTGCCGCTGGTGCCCCGGGCGCTGCTGCCCACGGACGACGTGCACGCGCTGCTGGTGGGCACGGACGGGGTGGGGGACCTGCTGGGCCTTTCGCAGGCTCGGCTGCCGGAGCGCGACGAGCCGGTGGGCCCGCTGTCGCGGTTCTGGACGGACGACCGCTACTTCACGAACCCGGACGCGGTGCGACGGCGGCTGGCGCAGCTCAACCGCGAGTCGGTGCGCGCGGACTTCACGGAGCGGCGGCTCTTGCG